Proteins encoded in a region of the Prunus persica cultivar Lovell chromosome G4, Prunus_persica_NCBIv2, whole genome shotgun sequence genome:
- the LOC18781408 gene encoding uncharacterized protein LOC18781408, which yields MEKLINKNLFSLCFKTKTYLDPTLPKDQSLSPKEWPYPSSFLLSLQPTTVTSIITTPPSPPTIPSEDPHYMIELETLTVYNEGILGLNLRIEGWDLEMIRLETVPEKTQKCFGGVKEKMANNKKRKAKGRRKRSNKCLALKKVKELSFASMFRIFERFLSCSASVDVLN from the exons atggaaaaattaataaataaaaatcttttttCTCTATGCTTTAAGACAAAAACCTACCTAGATCCAACTCTCCCCAAAGATCAATCTCTATCCCCCAAAGAATGGCCTTATCCTTCCTCATTTCTCCTCTCTCTGCAACCAACCACCGTAACATCAATTATAACCACACCCCCATCCCCACCAACCATACCATCAGAGGACCCGCACTACATGATCGAGCTTGAGACGTTGACG GTATACAATGAGGgaattttgggtttgaatttgAGGATTGAAGGTTGGGATTTGGAGATGATTAGATTGGAGACGGTGCCTGAGAAAACCCAGAAATGCTTTGGTGGAGTGAAAGAGAAAATGGCCAACAACAAGAAGAGGAAGGCCAAAGGAAGGCGCAAGAGGAGTAACAAGTGTTTGGCTCTCAAGAAAGTGAAGGAATTGTCATTTGCTTCTATGTTTAGAATTTTCGAGAGATTCTTGTCTTGCTCTGCTAGTGTAGATGTTTTGAATTAA
- the LOC18779321 gene encoding polygalacturonase-like, translated as MANSTSLIVLSLAFVFMINSALAAKAPYNVASLGGKGDGKTESTKAFISAWAKACASAEPAVIYVPRGRFLLHNVVFAGPCKNNAITFRIAGTLVAPSDYRVIGNADNWISFEDVEGVTISGGILDGKGTDLWACKAAGKSCPSGATTLSFSNSNDIKVSGVISLNSQMFHIVINGCHNVKMQSVKVSASGQSPNTDGIHVQMSSSVTILNSKIATGDDCVSIGPGTSDLWIENIKCGPGHGISIGSLGKDQEEAGVQNVTVKSITFFNTQNGLRIKSWGRPSTGFAKDILFQHAVMLNVQNPIVIDQNYCPDNKGCPGQVSGVKISDVTYQDIHGTSATEVAVKFDCSSKYPCSNIKMKDVKLTYKNQAAEASCSHAAGTSHGTVQPTSCL; from the exons ATGGCAAACTCCACAAGCCTCATTGTTCTCTCACTTGCTTTTGTCTTCATGATTAACTCAGCCTTAGCCGCTAAAGCCCCATACAATGTGGCCAGTTTAGGAGGCAAAGGAGATGGGAAGACTGAGTCAACCAAAGCCTTCATTTCTGCATGGGCCAAAGCTTGTGCCTCGGCGGAGCCGGCTGTCATTTACGTGCCGAGGGGGAGGTTCTTGCTGCACAATGTAGTGTTCGCCGGGCCTTGCAAAAATAACGCAATCACCTTCCGCATTGCCGGCACTCTTGTAGCCCCATCCGATTACCGGGTCATTGGAAATGCCGATAACTGGATTTCCTTTGAGGATGTGGAGGGGGTTACTATATCTGGTGGAATTCTTGATGGCAAAGGCACCGACTTGTGGGCTTGCAAGGCAGCAGGCAAGAGTTGCCCCAGTGGAGCAAcg ACATTGAGTTTTTCTAACTCCAACGACATCAAGGTTAGTGGCGTGATATCCCTAAACAGCCAAATGTTCCACATAGTCATCAACGGCTGCCATAATGTGAAAATGCAAAGTGTTAAAGTTTCTGCCTCCGGGCAGAGCCCCAACACTGATGGCATTCACGTCCAGATGTCATCCAGCGTCACGATTCTCAACTCGAAGATCGCAACGGGTGACGACTGTGTCTCAATCGGTCCCGGTACTTCAGATTTGTGGATCGAAAACATTAAATGTGGACCCGGCCATGGAATCAG CATTGGGAGTCTAGGAAAGGACCAAGAAGAGGCTGGTGTGCAAAATGTAACAGTTAAATCGATTACCTTTTTCAATACTCAAAATGGTTTGAGGATCAAATCGTGGGGGAGGCCTAGCACTGGATTTGCTAAGGACATTCTTTTCCAACATGCTGTAATGCTCAATGTCCAAAATCCGATTGTTATCGATCAAAATTATTGCCCGGACAACAAAGGCTGCCCTGGTCAG gTCTCTGGAGTTAAAATCAGCGATGTGACATACCAAGACATCCATGGTACATCGGCAACAGAAGTTGCAGTTAAGTTCGATTGTAGTTCCAAGTACCCATGTAGCAATATCAAAATGAAGGATGTGAAGCTCACTTACAAGAATCAAGCAGCTGAAGCTTCATGTAGCCATGCAGCTGGAACATCTCATGGGACGGTGCAACCTACAAGTTGTTTGTAG
- the LOC18781402 gene encoding polygalacturonase-like produces the protein MANPRSLIVLSLAFVFMINSALATAVTYNVASLGAKANGKTDSTKAFLSAWAKACASVKPVVIYVPAGRFLLRNVVFSGPCKNNAITFRIAGTLVAPSNYGVIGNADNWIFFQHVNGVTISGGILDGQGTALWACKASGKSCPSGATTLGFSNSNNIKVSGLISLNSQMFHIVVNGCHNVKMDGVRVSASSNSPNTDGIHVQMSSGVTILNSKIATGDDCVSIGPGTSNLWIENVACGPGHGISIGSLGKDQQEAGVQNVTVKTVTFTGTQNGLRIKSWGRPSTGFARNILFQHAVMINVQNPIVIDQNYCPEKKGCPGQVSGVRISDVTYQDIHGSSATEVAVKFDCSSKYPCSKIRLENVKLTYKNQVAVATCSHAGGTAAGMVQPTSCL, from the exons ATGGCAAACCCTAGAAGCCTAATTGTTCTCTCACTAGCCTTTGTGTTCATGATCAACTCAGCCTTGGCCACTGCGGTTACATACAATGTGGCCAGCTTAGGAGCCAAAGCAAATGGCAAGACTGACTCCACCAAAGCCTTCCTCTCTGCATGGGCCAAAGCTTGTGCCTCTGTGAAGCCCGTTGTCATTTACGTTCCGGCAGGGAGGTTCTTACTTCGCAATGTGGTATTCAGCGGGCCATGCAAGAACAACGCCATCACCTTCCGCATTGCTGGAACCCTCGTGGCCCCGTCCAATTACGGGGTCATTGGAAATGCCGATAACTGGATTTTCTTTCAACATGTTAACGGGGTTACAATATCGGGTGGAATTCTTGACGGCCAAGGCACCGCCTTGTGGGCTTGCAAGGCTTCGGGCAAGAGTTGTCCCAGCGGAGCAACG acattgggtttttccaacTCCAACAACATTAAGGTGAGTGGCTTAATATCCCTCAACAGCCAAATGTTCCACATAGTCGTCAACGGCTGCCACAATGTGAAAATGGATGGTGTTAGGGTTTCGGCGTCCAGCAATAGCCCCAACACCGACGGGATTCACGTTCAAATGTCATCCGGTGTTACCATCCTCAACTCCAAGATTGCAACTGGTGATGATTGTGTCTCAATTGGCCCCGGAACCTCAAATTTGTGGATCGAAAATGTTGCATGTGGACCCGGTCATGGAATAAG CATTGGGAGTCTAGGCAAGGATCAACAAGAGGCTGGTGTGCAAAATGTAACAGTTAAAACGGTTACTTTTACTGGTACCCAAAACGGTTTAAGGATCAAGTCTTGGGGGAGGCCGAGCACTGGGTTTGCTAGGAACATTCTTTTTCAACATGCCGTAATGATCAATGTCCAAAATCCCATTGTTATCGACCAAAACTATTGCCCTGAAAAAAAAGGGTGTCCTGGTCAG GTTTCTGGAGTTCGAATTAGCGATGTGACATACCAAGACATCCACGGTTCATCGGCAACAGAAGTTGCAGTTAAATTTGACTGTAGTTCCAAGTACCCTTGCAGCAAGATCAGATTGGAGAATGTGAAACTTACTTATAAGAACCAAGTTGCTGTAGCTACATGTAGCCATGCAGGTGGAACAGCTGCGGGCATGGTTCAACCTACAAGTTGTTTGTAG
- the LOC109948685 gene encoding uncharacterized protein LOC109948685: protein MPSLNTETSDLERVTGSQDVDHTPLKYKSIAEIYEKCNMCIIEPESFEEAAKDDSWKKAMEDEITMIEKNNTWELVDRPFDKPIIGIKWVYKTKLNLDGSVQKNKRNWRLFQLDVKSAFLNGVLNEEVYVDQPSGFVIQGSEDKVYKLKKALYGLKQAPRAWYEEINSYFIKTGFYRSPSEATLYTKMSTSGNLIVSLYVDDIIYTGSSEEMMAAFKNDMMRQYEMTDLGLLHHFLGLGVLQTDTCIFLHQKKYAKTLLDKFGLKDCKSVATPLAVNEKLSKVDGSELADETLYRQMVGSLLYLTATRPDIMFAASLLARFMHNPTKKHMGTAKRVLRYIQGTISYGIAYEKGKGAVLIGYCDSDWSGSEDDMRSTSGYAFNLGSGVFSWVSIKQSSVALSTA from the exons ATGCCTAGCTTAAACACTGAAACCAGTGACCTAGAAAGGGTCACAGGATCACAGGATGTTGATCATACTCCTCTCAAGTACAAGAGCATTGcagaaatttatgaaaaatgcaacatgtgcATTATAGAACCAGAAAGTTTTGAAGAGGCAGCAAAGGATGACTCTTGGAAGAAAGCAATGGAAGATGAAATCACCATGATTGAAAAGAACAATACATGGGAGCTTGTGGATAGACCATTTGATAAACCAATCATTGGAATCAAATGGGTCTATAAGACTAAACTGAACCTAGATGGATCTGTGCAGAAGAATAAG AGAAACTGGAGATTGTTTCAGCTGGATGTAAAGTCAGCATTTCTTAATGGAGTGCTAAATGAAGAAGTGTATGTGGATCAACCATCTGGCTTTGTGATACAAGGAAGTGAAGATAAGGTGTATAAGCTGAAAAAGGCCTTATATGGTTTGAAACAAGCTCCAAGAGCTTGGTATGAAGAGATAAATTCCTATTTCATCAAAACTGGTTTTTATAGAAGTCCAAGTGAAGCTACATTGTACACTAAGATGTCTACAAGTGGTAATCTCATTGTGTCCCtatatgtagatgatattATCTACACAGGAAGTTCAGAAGAAATGATGGCTGCATTCAAGAATGATATGATGAGACAATATGAAATGACTGACCTAGGACTGCTTCATCACTTCCTTGGTCTTGGAGTCCTGCAAACTGATACTTGCATCTTCCTACACCAGAAGAAGTATGCAAAGACCTTACTTGACAAGTTTGGACTTAAGGATTGCAAGTCTGTTGCAACACCACTGGCAGTGAATGAAAAGTTGTCAAAAGTGGATGGAAGTGAACTAGCAGATGAGACTTTGTATAGGCAAATGGTGGGAAGCTTGCTCTACCTGACTGCAACCAGACCAGATATCATGTTTGCAGCAAGCCTCTTGGCTAGATTCATGCATAATCCAACCAAGAAGCACATGGGAACAGCAAAGAGAGTGTTGAGATATATTCAAGGCACTATAAGCTATGGAATTGCTTATGAGAAGGGAAAAGGAGCAGTGCTAATAGGTTACTGTGACAGTGATTGGAGTGGAAGTGAAGATGACATGAGGAGCACATCAGGCTATGCATTCAACTTGGGGTCAGGTGTATTTTCTTGGGTCTCAATCAAGCAAAGCAGTGTTGCTCTGTCAACAGCATAA